DNA from Pirellulales bacterium:
TAACCGCTTGGCCGATCGGAAAATGGACGCGCTAAATCCGCGCACGGCTGGTCGGCATTTGCCCGTGGGAGCTTTGTCGATTCGAGCTGTCGCGTCGTTCGCCGCGATGTCGTCGGCTGCGTTCATCGCCAGCACACTGATGTTCCTGCCGAATCGGCTGCCGCTCTATTTGTCGGTTCCAGTGCTGCTGTTCTTGTTGGTTTACAGCTATACGAAGCGATTCACGTCGCTCGCTCATTTTTGGCTGGGGGCGGCGCTGATGCTCGCGCCGATTTCCGCCTGGATCGCCATTCGCGGCGAAGTCGTGATGCAGCAGCCGGCCGACCTGCTGCCCGTCATCGTCCTGGGTGCCGCGGTCCTGCTCTGGGTCAGCGGCTTCGACATGATTTACGCCTGCCAAGACGCCGACTTCGACCGCTCGCACGAACTGCATAGCGTCCCTGCGCGGCTGGGGGTGGCCGGTGCGTTACGGCTGGCGGCGGCGTGTCATGCCGGAACGGTAGTCCTTCTCCTCGCGCTGCCGAGCGTTTATCCTTTCTTTGGATGGATTTATTACACCGCCGTCGCGGCGATTGCGGTATTGTTGATCTACGAACACGCCATCGTTCGCCCGAACGACCTGGCGCGAGTAAACACGGCATTTTTTCAAGTGAATGCGGTCATCAGCATGGGGCTGCTCGTGGTCGGGGCGATTGATTTGTGGTTGTAGCAGTTAGCTTTTAGCTTTTAGTGATTCGCTTTACAGTCCAGAAATTTGAAAGTTAACAGCTAAAAGCTAACAGCTAACCGCTTAAGAACAAATGACTAAACCCACCTTCAACTCCATCCGCGATAAAGTCGAAGCCGGCCAGCGGCTGTCGATGGACGATGGATTGTTGCTCGATTCACCCGCCGTCCATCTAAACAACCTGGGCGAGCTAGCGAATTTGGTGCGCGAGCGG
Protein-coding regions in this window:
- a CDS encoding UbiA family prenyltransferase; this encodes MFAHIRQLLELIRISHTLFALPFALLAALMAWRMNWEQIQAEAAINTFIERMGRGGARHDDYGIGLVTSFRWQELFGILMAMVAARSAAMAFNRLADRKMDALNPRTAGRHLPVGALSIRAVASFAAMSSAAFIASTLMFLPNRLPLYLSVPVLLFLLVYSYTKRFTSLAHFWLGAALMLAPISAWIAIRGEVVMQQPADLLPVIVLGAAVLLWVSGFDMIYACQDADFDRSHELHSVPARLGVAGALRLAAACHAGTVVLLLALPSVYPFFGWIYYTAVAAIAVLLIYEHAIVRPNDLARVNTAFFQVNAVISMGLLVVGAIDLWL